From a region of the Impatiens glandulifera chromosome 4, dImpGla2.1, whole genome shotgun sequence genome:
- the LOC124936993 gene encoding iron-sulfur cluster co-chaperone protein HscB homolog, with amino-acid sequence MSIQKLRMFLLVSRRGLLPSSPPRVSTIFAYSSSSYCLSGQNEYLASETPNFHLFRRFQYSGKGFCSESGAKGAAVCWNCGYVAQNFAFLVCDSCRSVQPVDQSIDYFQIFRLEKDYDIENDIIEGRYKDWQKCLHPDLVHSKSERERNYAAEQSSLVNGAYRILANPVSRAVYILKTAGMDVDEDKTIYDPELLAEIMEIREAVEEALDPQSLIQIQTEVQEKLKIWTENFSKEFRKQNFEEAYTCLQRMIYYKRADEEILKKL; translated from the exons ATGTCGATCCAGAAGCTACGAATGTTTCTCCTTGTTTCCCGACGAGGATTACTTCCTTCGTCTCCTCCTCGAGTCTCCACCATTTTCGCGTATTCTTCTTCCTCGTACTGCTTAAGCGGACAAAATGAATATCTTGCGTCAGAAACTCCTAATTTCCATTTGTTTAGACGTTTCCAATATTCTGGGAAAGGATTCTGTTCAGAATCTGGAGCAAAAGGTGCCGCTGTGTGCTGGAACTGCGGTTATGTTGCACAGAATTTTGCCTTTCTGGTCTGCGATTCATGTAGAAGCGTTCAGCCGGTTGATCAGTCGATAGATTATTTCCAGATTTTCAGACT GGAGAAAGATTATGACATTGAAAATGACATCATTGAGGGGAGATACAAAGATTGGCAGAAGTGTCTGCATCCTGATTTGGTTCATTCCAAGTCTGAG AGAGAAAGAAATTATGCTGCTGAACAATCCTCTCTGGTAAATGGAGCATATCGCATTCTTGCCAATCCAGTGTCCAGGGCAGTATACATT CTAAAGACTGCAGGTATGGATGTGGATGAAGATAAAACCATTTATGACCCAGAATTGCTTGCCGAG ATTATGGAGATCAGGGAGGCCGTAGAGGAAGCTTTGGACCCTCAGAGTTTAATTCAGATCCAGACTGAA GTACAAGAGAAACTGAAAATTTGGACTGAAAATTTTTCCAAGGAATTTAGAAAGCAAAATTTTGAAGAAGCCTATACTTGCCTCCAGAGAATGATTTATTATAAACGTGCAGATGAAGAGATTCTTAAAAAGCTTTGA